A genomic stretch from Plasmodium brasilianum strain Bolivian I chromosome 9, whole genome shotgun sequence includes:
- a CDS encoding tryptophan-rich protein, which produces MPKNTSELSEVPNNNENSKDDENNINLQNGEKYEQVEETPNTTLNSVVNDALNEFSDLTNSLTEDGPSPEKSKEGLKEKLPSEEVTEENAPKQIALYEECAPEFEDLITLDKKDETMFKFILNKKQSFDRLAEEQLLKGDYALELRLPENKKKKFDYILKPDEDNLDELLSDGDFRTESEASLSEAEYDSKTEAEEKKDKKSQKKNYDELFSTILDKTPPLTEEQQRNLKKFVMSSKKKETTEIDKQELPEELESKESITSDKQKDREKEPDKDAKEDESKKLEKKKYDKLFNKIVDGGLIYEHNKALNEHFDNIVKTEYEVFDGAYSDQGPKKTEKVVIDDDTYMTPEYGRKVGSGWYIDNWHNFIVQLEGEWENFIIHLNNKKVWFLQNKDSEWNRRLHTIEGQWYKYSCIINRQKINNLRCSPEFIDSQWDQWLQNDINYQMETFFSMWFNQAESQMYKLFVRELLQWQNEKTKDWLVQQWLHYEGSIPKKYLQLHVDYLTKIARGKTWFTSDSYANTQRKELMKWFLRKGNEYLSKQWETWTHWKESKAESFNDMVKQYSGRSINEEQWNYLQQIMNM; this is translated from the coding sequence ATGCCAAAAAATACTTCCGAATTGAGTGAAGTTCCaaataataatgagaatTCGAaagatgatgaaaataatataaatttgcaaaatggtgaaaaatatgaacaggtTGAAGAAACCCCAAACACTACTTTAAATTCGGTTGTAAATGATGCATTAAATGAATTTTCAGATTTAACAAATAGTCTAACGGAAGATGGCCCAAGCCCAGAAAAATCAAAGGAAggtttaaaagaaaaattaccTTCAGAAGAAGTTACAGAGGAAAATGCACCTAAACAGATAGCTTTATATGAAGAGTGTGCACCAGAATTTGAAGATTTGATAACTCTtgataaaaaagatgaaacaatgtttaaatttattctaaATAAAAAGCAATCATTTGATAGACTTGCAGAAGAACAACTATTAAAGGGAGATTATGCATTAGAATTAAGACTACccgaaaataaaaaaaagaaatttgattatattttaaaacccGATGAAGACAATTTAGATGAACTTCTATCAGATGGAGATTTTAGAACAGAATCAGAAGCATCATTAAGCGAAGCAGAATACGATTCAAAAACTGAAgctgaagaaaaaaaagataagaaatcacaaaaaaaaaattacgatGAATTATTTAGTACGATTTTAGATAAAACGCCTCCTTTAACAGAAGAACAACAAAGAAATTTGAAAAAGTTTGTTATGTCttcaaaaaagaaggaaactACAGAAATAGATAAACAAGAACTACCTGAAGAATTAGAATCAAAAGAATCTATAACATCTGATAAACAGAAAGATCGTGAAAAAGAACCTGATAAAGATGCAAAAGAAGACGAATCTAAGAaactggaaaaaaaaaaatatgataaattatttaataaaattgtgGATGGAGGTTTAATATATGAGCATAATAAAGCACTTAATGAGCACTTTgataatattgtaaaaacaGAATATGAAGTATTCGATGGTGCATACTCAGATCAAGGAccaaaaaaaacagaaaaagtGGTGATAGATGATGATACTTATATGACACCTGAGTATGGTAGAAAGGTAGGTAGTGGATGGTATATTGACAACTGGCATAACTTTATTGTTCAGTTAGAAGGAGAATGGGaaaatttcattattcacttaaataataaaaaagtttgGTTCCTTCAAAACAAAGATTCTGAATGGAATCGTCGCTTACACACAATTGAAGGTCAATGGTATAAATATAGTTGTATTATAAACCGtcagaaaataaataatttgagATGTTCACCCGAATTCATTGACTCTCAATGGGATCAATGGCTTCAAAATGATATAAACTACCAAATGGAAACATTTTTCAGTATGTGGTTTAATCAAGCAGAATCTCAAATGTATAAATTGTTTGTGAGGGAATTGCTTCAAtggcaaaatgaaaaaaccaAAGATTGGTTAGTGCAACAATGGTTACATTACGAAGGAAGTATtcctaaaaaatatttacagtTACATGTTGACTATTTGACAAAAATAGCAAGAGGTAAAACATGGTTTACTTCCGATAGTTATGCTAATACCCAAAGAAAAGAGTTAATGAAATGGTTCTTGCGTAAGggaaatgaatatttatcgAAGCAGTGGGAAACATGGACTCATTGGAAAGAAAGCAAAGCTGAATCTTTTAATGATATGGTAAAACAATATAGTGGAAGATCCATAAATGAAGAACAATGGAATTATCTTCAGCAGATTAtgaatatgt